Proteins from one Hoplias malabaricus isolate fHopMal1 chromosome 2, fHopMal1.hap1, whole genome shotgun sequence genomic window:
- the LOC136678620 gene encoding ribonuclease inhibitor-like encodes MCKLSEEFCGALWSVLQSENSLKELHLSYNDMQDAGLEKVFAGLKSQLCEVEIFKLAGRNLSDKLIKILNDALQSTSSMKELDLSYSDLQGSRVELLSDGLKKLEILRVTMCKLSEESCETVWLVLQSENSCLKTLDLSNNDLRDKGVKLLCAGLKSPHCKLETLILAGCNLEEVTCKNLKSVLHLKNTSLKKVDLSNNDLQDSGVEKLCDGLGSAQCKLEILRLSGCMITEEGCSSLYTALSSNLSYLKELDLSYNHPGATGVKFLSEKKKDSGCSLKTLCVEHAGKIRIDPSPKKYACELTLDPNTAHPLLSLSKGNTKAKRVVKVQSYPDHPERFNQWKQVLCRESLTGRCYWETEWSGKVYISVAYKSIKRKAGSDDSRFGENEKSWSLKCSNNCYSVLHNKKNTVNRLPSSRSNRVGVYVDSLAGTISFYRVSTDTHTLRHLHTFTTTFTETLCAGFWVGKVSSVRLCQME; translated from the exons ATGTGTAAACTCAGTGAAGAGTTTTGTGGTGCTTTATGGTCAGTTCTGCAATCAGAAAACAGCCTGAAAGAGCTTCACCTCAGCTACAATGACATGCAGGATGCAGGACTGGAGAAGGTCTTTGCTGGACTGAAGAGTCAGCTGTGTGAAGTGGAGATATTCAA ATTAGCTGGACGTAATCTTTCTGATAAGttaattaaaattttgaatGACGCCCTACAGTCCACTTCCTCTATGAAAGAACTGGACCTTAGTTACAGTGACCTTCAAGGTTCAAGAGTGGAATTGCTCTCTGATGGACTGAAGAAATTAGAGATACTCAG AGTTACGATGTGTAAACTGAGTGAAGAATCTTGTGAAACTGTGTGGCTAGTTCTTCAATCAGAAAATTCCTGCCTGAAAACCCTGGatctcagtaacaatgacctgagAGATAAAGGAGTGAAACTGCTCTGTGCTGGACTGAAGAGTCCACACTGTAAATTGGAGACTCTTAT ACTAGCTGGTTGTAATCTCGAAGAAGTGACTTGTAAAAACCTAAAGTCAGTTTTACACCTGAAGAATACCTCTTTGAAGAAagtggacctcagtaacaatgacctgcaggattcaggagtggagaaactctgtgatggactggggaGTGCACAGTGTAAACTGGAAATACTCAG ATTATCTGGTTGTATGATCACAGAGGAAGGCTGTTCTTCTCTGTACACAGCTCTAAGTTCAAACCTCTCTtacctgaaagaactggatctCTCCTATAATCACCCAGGAGCCACAGGAGTGAAATTCCTCTCTGAGAAAAAGAAGGATTCAGGCTGCAGTCTCAAAACACTCTG TGTTGAACATGCAGGGAAGATCAGAATTGATCCAAGTCCAAAAAAAT ATGCCTGTGAGCTCACACTGGACCCAAACACAGCacaccctctcctctctctgtctaaggGGAACACGAAAGCAAAGCGTGTGGTGAAGGTTCAGTCGTATCCtgatcatccagagagattTAATCAGTGGAAGCAGGTTCTTTGCAGAGAGAGTCtgactggacgctgttactgggaaacTGAGTGGAGTGGGAAGGTTTATATTTCAGTGGCATATAAATCAATCAAGAGAAAAGCAGGCAGTGATGACTCTAGGTTTGGGGAGAATGAAAAGTCCTGGAGTCTGAAGTGCTCTAATAACTGTTACTCTGTTCTTCACAATAAGAAGAACACTGTTAATCGTCTTCCTTCCTCCAGATCTAACAgagtaggagtgtatgtggacAGTCTGGCTGGCACTATATCTTTCTACAGAgtctccactgacacacacacactcagacacttgcacacattcaccaccacattcactgaaaCTCTCTGTGCTGGATTCTGGGTTGGTAAGGTCTCCTCAGTGCGTTTGTGTCAGATGGAATAG